TGCGCAGCCGACGGTACCGGGCGGACGTGACGCAGCCGCGGGCCGCCGAGGACGCGGGCCTCGACGGCGACGCCGGTCTCCCCCGCCCCTCCCTCGACCTGCCGGCGCAACAGGGTGGCGGTCCGGCCGCTGGGCAGGGTGATCTCGGCGAAGGTGCAGTGCGGTGAGGCGATGATTTCCTCGGCCCTCTCGCGCAGCATCGCCAGGTCGATCCGGCCGAGAGCATCGGCGGCGTGGCCGTACCGCAGCTCCTCGGGCTGCCTCGGCCAGTCCCGCGCGTGGCCGTCGGCGCGCCGGTACGCGGCGAGGAGGGCGCGTTCGCGCTGGGAGGCCTGTTCCAGCAGCCGGCCCTCGATGTCCCGGGCGGCGCCGCGGACCAGACGCACCATGGCCGGGTCGCCCTGGTCGCGCAGGCAGGTGAGGTCGAGGACGGCCTCGATGCGCCCGCTGAGCGGGTCCCGGACGGGCGCGCCCGCGCAGGCGAAGGGCTGCAGGCAGTCGGCGAAGTGCTCCCGGCCGGCGACATAGACGGGGCCGCGCTCGGCGAGGGCGGTGCCGACGCCGTTGGTGCCCACGGCCGCCTCCGAGGCGTCGAACCCGGGCGCGAACCGCACCTCGTCGAGGCGCTCGCACAGCTGCCGGCCACCGCCGAGCCGCTGGACCATGCGGCCCTGCCCGTCACACACGGCGATGGTCATCCCCGCGTCGGCGAGCGAGGCGGCCAGGCCCTTCAGGACCGGGTCGGCAGCGCGCAGCAACCGGTCGTCCAGCGCCACGTCCGCGGTGTAGCGGACCAGCAGCCGGTGCGGCTCGAGCCCGACGGAGCGGCATCGCTTCCACGAATCGAGCACCGAGCCCCGGACGTCCGACTCGACCAGTGAGCCGGCGAGGAAACGTTCGTGGGCATCGACGAGTCCGCCGATGTCGTCCCAGGCGACGGACAAAGGGATCACTCCCCTCACCTGAAGCCGGCCCGGTCACGCGCCGCCGCTCGACCCGCGGTCCAGTCGGCTTCTCCAGGCGATAATCACCCTAGCCCTTTTGTGACGTGCATCACAACGGACGCCTTGGGCGGTGGGGCGTACCGCAGCGCGGCCGCCGACCACGACAGTGCGCGACGACACCGGCGAGCACGCGGCGCCACCTGCGCCGAGACCTCGATGTGACGTACGACGCACAGCGGGCCCCAATTTTTTTTGCCTGCGGCGGTGATTGTTTCCCGGTTGCCCTACGTACTTCCTGGGGACCGAGCAGCTCACCTCAGGAGGCTAGGCACGATGCCCATCTCACGCCGCATGGTAGGGACCGTCTTCGTGGGAGGCGCCCTCGTTCTGACCCTCTCCGCCCTCGCGTACCCCGCCATGCTGGGCGTGGAGACCACCTCCGCCTCGCAGGACCGGATCATCGCCAACACGCAGTACGGGCCGCTGACCGAGGCGGACCGCGATTTCGTGGTCAAGGTCCGCGCGGCCGGCCTGTGGGAGCACCCGCTGGGCCTGATGGCGATGGAGCGGGGCACGACCCCGGAGATGAAGGAGGCCGGCGAGCACCTGGTCGTCGGACACGCCCGGCTCGACCTCGCCTGTCGCAAGATCGCGTCCGAACTGAACATCACGCTGCCCAACCAGGCCAGTCCACAGCAGCAGCAGTTCGTGGCGACCGTGGACTCCAAGACGGGCAGGGAGTTCGACGCCACCGGTGTCGCCATCATGCGGGTGACACACGGGCAGATCTTCCCGGTCATCGCGAAGATCCGGGGCACCACGCAGAACAGCATGGTCCGTCAGCTGGCCGACCTGGCCAACGACACCGTGCTCGACCACATGACGGTCCTGGAGAAGACCGGCATGGTGAACTTCGACGCGAACAACTTCCAGCAGACCACCCCGCCGAAGCTCCCCAAGGACCAGCTCACCCCGCCCGCGCCCCAGCCGGGCGCCCCGGTCCTCACGCTCGCCATCCCCAAGGGGCTCGAGGACCTGAACACCGCCTCGCCGTCGGCGCTGCCGAGCGCGGACGTCAAGTGACAGCGGCAGCGCCCCGGAGGCCCTCCGGGGCGCTGTGACCCGTCGTGCCACGCCGTGTCAGCCCGTCTTCCACCCCCACGGCGTGTCCATCCGCTCCCACTCCGCGGCCCACTCCTCCAGCCGCCGCCGCTCCAGCACCAGCCGCACCACCCAGGTGGACCCCAGCACGATGCCGGCGGTGCCCGCTCCGGCCAGGACGCCTCCGGCGATCGAGTGCAGGAGCAGCTCGCTCTCGGACAGCGGTTCGCTGGCGATGGCGCCGTTGCGGTCGGTCCACACCTCGACCTTGCTGCCCGCCTGCGCCTTCGGCGGCACCCGCGCCTCGTCCGTGCGGGTCGAGCCGTCCGGTTGGGTCCAGCGGACGGTGGCCCACACCAGATGGTCGGTGGTGACCCGCGAGGGACCGGGATCCTCGGCGTCCTTCACGAGTACGGCCGTCACCTTGCGGCTCTCGGCCCGTTGCGCCTGCGCCGACTGCACGACCGCGTCCGCCGCCGCCAGGCCCACGAACAGGGCGCCGACCAGCGCGAGCAGCCATCCGCACAGCACGACCCACGCCTCGATGACGTCACTGCGCCGCCGCAGCGGACTGCGCCGCCACCGCCACAGCCGCACCCTTGTGCACTCCGACGCAGCCATGCCGACACCCCCTTGAGCACCGACAGCACTCTTCCAGTGTGCGCCCATCCCGGCGGCCGCGTACGTTTCGTGTCAATGTCGCTGGTCGATGTCCCGGGCTCGGGCCACGCCCGTACCAGTGCCCGGCGGCTCAGCTCGCGGTGCGCCGGATCCGTCCGGCGTACCGCCTCTCCAGCTCCAGGTTGCCCTCGAAGCCGCCCGGCACATTGGCCGAGACGTACACCGGCGGGCGTTCCCCGGCGGCCAGGAGCTGGGCGGAGGCCTCGGCCACGGCCATCTGGACGAGCATCACGCCGGTCAGCGTGGACAGGGCGCACACCGCGCCGCCGCCCGGGAGCTCCAGCAGCGCGTCGCCGCGCGGGGCCGCGTTGTCGAGGACGACGTCGGCGAGGTCGGCGAGCTTCTTGCCGCTCGGGTGGCCGGCGGGGACGGCGCGGGTGTGGGTGAGGGAGGTGAGGGCGAGGACGCGGTGGCCGCGCTCCTTGGCCCGCAGGGCCATCTCCACGATGACGTTGTTGACGCCGGAGTTGGAGATCACGACGAAGAGGTCCTGGGGGTGCGGTGCGGCGAGGTCGTAGATCCGGCCCGCCACCCCGGCCTGACGCTCCAGGAGCGGGTCGTCCAGGACGCTCGGCGAGTCGCCGCCGTACAGGACGAGGTCGGCGATGCTCAGCCGGTTCGTCGGCACCAACCCGCCCGCGCGTCCGGCGAGTTCGAGGACGACGGCCTGGGAGTGGCCGGTGCCGAAGGCCTGGATCACGCCGTCCGCGCGCACGCAGTCGGCGATCAGCTCGGCGGCGCGCACCACGTCGTCGCGGGCGGAATCGGCGATGCGGTCGAGGACGGCCATGCTCTCGCGTGCGAAGCGCCGGGCGCTCAGGGACTCGTCGGACACGCGTCACTCCCCACCGGTGGATTGAACCACCCCATACGACTCCATCAGTGAATCAATAAATCACACACCGGATGGCGGGAGCAATGAGCGCAGGGGCAAGGAGCCGGGGAGTCGCACCCTCCACCCCGGTCCTGGTATTCAACCTGCGGAGCAAACGGTGGCTGGTACCTTCTCCCCATGCCCCCGACGGACGTCACCACACTGATCCGCACCGAGCTGCCCCGGCTGGCCGGTTCCCTGCGGAAGGTCGGCGAGCTGATCCTGGAGGATCCGGCCGCCGTCACCCACTGCTCGGCCGCCGAGCTGGGCCGCCGCACCGGCACCTCCCAGGCGACGGTGACCCGCTTCTGCCGGGCCATCGGCCTCGACTCCTACCAGCATCTGCTGATCGAACTGGCCCAGGAGCGCGGCCGCGGCGAGGTCTCCGACTGGGGCACCGCCGAGATCGGGCCCGACATCTCCCCCGACGACAGCCTCGAACGGGTCGTGCAGGTCGTCGGCAGCGCGGACCTGCGGGCCATCCAGCAGACCATCGACCGGATCGACCTCGACGCGATCGAGCGCGCGGCCCAGGCCCTGGCCCGCGCCCGCCGCATCGACGTCTACGGCGTCGGCGGCAGCGGCGCCGTGACGCAGGAGACCGAGACACGTCTGTTCCGCATCGGCTGCTCGGTCCGCGGCTGGACCGAGGTGCACGCGGCGGCGACCTCCGCGGCCCTGCTCACCCCGGCCGACGTGGCCATCGGCATCTCCCACTCCGGGGCGACCCGCGAGACCCTCGAACCGTTCGAGATGGCCAAGGAGCGCGGCGCCACCACCGTCGCCCTCACCACCGACCCGCGCTCGCCGCTGTCCCGGGCGGCCGACATCCGGCTCATCTCGTCGTCCTCGGAGACCAGCTTCCGCGCCGAGAGCATCAGCAGCCGCCACTCCGTCCTGATGCTCGTCGACTGCCTGTACGTCCGGGTCGCCCAGCTCACCTACCAGCGCGCGAGCGCCTCACTGGCGCTGACCGACCACATCACCCCGCGGCACGCGGTGAAATCGCGCCGGGCGCGCTGACCCTCCTGTCCAGGACTGCATGGATGAACCACCGAAGAGACATCCACATGGTTGTTTGAACCAACCCCTCGGTGCCAGGATGGGGCTCCCCAGAGCACTCGTAGGAGCCCCATGCGCGTCATCTCTGTCGAGTCGACCGAGCTCTTCGTCGGCACCGAGGACCACCCGCAGCAGGTACTGGCCGTCGAGATCGGGCACATCCCCGGCCAGAGGATCCGCCTCACCGCAGAGGGGCCGGGCGTCCACGGCACCGCCGAGGCGACCGCCGGGGACGACGGCACCGTACGCGCCGAGATACCGGTGACGACCGACCTGGCCCCCGGCGACCGTACGCACATCAGGATCACGGCGGAGGACGCCGACGACCCGGCCCGCAGCGCGGAGCACTCCGCAGCGTTCACGGCCACCGAGCCCGGCTGGACCATGTTCATGGTCAGCCACTTCCACTACGACCCCGTCTGGTGGAACACCCAGGGCGCCTACACCGAGACCTGGGACGTCGCCGACGACCCCGCCACCACCGGCCTGCCCGCCCGCACCTTCGACTCGCGCGGCCAGTCCGGCATGAGCCT
Above is a window of Streptomyces sp. DT2A-34 DNA encoding:
- a CDS encoding DUF4142 domain-containing protein → MPISRRMVGTVFVGGALVLTLSALAYPAMLGVETTSASQDRIIANTQYGPLTEADRDFVVKVRAAGLWEHPLGLMAMERGTTPEMKEAGEHLVVGHARLDLACRKIASELNITLPNQASPQQQQFVATVDSKTGREFDATGVAIMRVTHGQIFPVIAKIRGTTQNSMVRQLADLANDTVLDHMTVLEKTGMVNFDANNFQQTTPPKLPKDQLTPPAPQPGAPVLTLAIPKGLEDLNTASPSALPSADVK
- a CDS encoding SIS domain-containing protein, whose protein sequence is MSDESLSARRFARESMAVLDRIADSARDDVVRAAELIADCVRADGVIQAFGTGHSQAVVLELAGRAGGLVPTNRLSIADLVLYGGDSPSVLDDPLLERQAGVAGRIYDLAAPHPQDLFVVISNSGVNNVIVEMALRAKERGHRVLALTSLTHTRAVPAGHPSGKKLADLADVVLDNAAPRGDALLELPGGGAVCALSTLTGVMLVQMAVAEASAQLLAAGERPPVYVSANVPGGFEGNLELERRYAGRIRRTAS
- a CDS encoding MurR/RpiR family transcriptional regulator — translated: MPPTDVTTLIRTELPRLAGSLRKVGELILEDPAAVTHCSAAELGRRTGTSQATVTRFCRAIGLDSYQHLLIELAQERGRGEVSDWGTAEIGPDISPDDSLERVVQVVGSADLRAIQQTIDRIDLDAIERAAQALARARRIDVYGVGGSGAVTQETETRLFRIGCSVRGWTEVHAAATSAALLTPADVAIGISHSGATRETLEPFEMAKERGATTVALTTDPRSPLSRAADIRLISSSSETSFRAESISSRHSVLMLVDCLYVRVAQLTYQRASASLALTDHITPRHAVKSRRAR